The Kaistella daneshvariae genomic sequence AAATCAGGAAAAGAGTAAACATCGAAGCAAGTTTTATCATTTTCAACAACTGGTTTGAAATTAAAAAAGTTTTCGAAAAAATGAAAGAAAACGATGGCTTAATCATGATTATGGCGAAGCGTAACATGGTTTCTTACCTGCCGCAAATGCAGCGCTTACCGGATTATCTGAATGACCATTTCCGCGAAACCAACTTCCTGCTCATCTATCCGTCGCTTCCTAAAGCTGAAGATTACAGGAAAGATACGCGGGACATTGCAAACGCCAAAGACTTTGTAGAGATTGGTAAAATAGTGGGTCGGCTTTTCAAATAAAAAAAAGGAGCACTAAAAATGCTCCTTCAATTTTTATAAAAATTCCCAATTATATAGGCACAAAAACTACGGCAGCAACCGCAGCAGCACCTACAAGAAGCGAGCTCAAAACATTTGTTTTTCGCACGGTACGTACATCAGATTTGTTGATCACCACATCTTCACCAGAAGTTAGCTTTCCGTAAATCTTCTCTTGATCTTGTTTCAATACTTTTACTTTCCTGATTCCTTCGTTTGCAGTTTGCACACGGTAGGTGCTGTAAAGGTCTAAGGAGTTGTTTGTTATAGCACGTTTTGGTGTTACAACCATT encodes the following:
- a CDS encoding bacteriophage spanin2 family protein; translated protein: MRKLLPVFLFLAFLTSCQTMVVTPKRAITNNSLDLYSTYRVQTANEGIRKVKVLKQDQEKIYGKLTSGEDVVINKSDVRTVRKTNVLSSLLVGAAAVAAVVFVPI